From the genome of Candidatus Electrothrix communis, one region includes:
- a CDS encoding radical SAM protein, which produces MQKTYNLEFTEQEVREAVAANQLLSMEIEFSRVCNFRCSYCYVEGKEIWENELSEEEIKGVILQAKELGARKIIILGGEPSIYPYLAEMLRFLGQEGLEVEMFTNGSGIDQELATVLAQEKVRVALKLNSQNEALQDKLAGKKGAHQAIHRALSFLREAGYPGEDLYLAMSTVICRQNIEELPAIWQWLREQDIEPLFEVLTPQANASENTWLGVEPEELRNLFTKLAALDQEKFGRDWEPQPPLVGNRCMRHQVSCLVTSNGDVMPCVGVTISLGNIRNRSLAHILHNSEEIRNLKNYRETIKGACRTCEKAEECYGCRGAAYQLTGDYLASDPTCWRNATLTKC; this is translated from the coding sequence ATGCAAAAGACGTACAACCTTGAATTTACAGAGCAGGAGGTTCGCGAGGCGGTTGCCGCCAATCAGCTGCTTTCCATGGAAATCGAGTTCAGCCGGGTCTGTAACTTCCGCTGCTCCTACTGTTATGTCGAAGGTAAGGAGATCTGGGAGAATGAACTCTCGGAGGAAGAGATTAAGGGCGTTATTCTCCAAGCAAAGGAACTGGGGGCCCGCAAAATTATTATCTTGGGCGGAGAGCCCTCTATCTATCCCTATCTTGCCGAAATGCTCCGTTTCCTCGGACAGGAGGGTTTAGAGGTAGAGATGTTTACCAACGGTTCTGGGATTGATCAGGAATTGGCAACGGTGCTAGCTCAAGAAAAGGTACGTGTTGCCCTGAAACTGAATTCACAGAACGAGGCTCTTCAGGATAAACTGGCTGGTAAAAAAGGCGCTCATCAGGCTATCCACAGGGCCTTGAGCTTTCTGCGTGAAGCAGGATATCCCGGTGAAGATCTTTATCTGGCCATGAGCACGGTCATTTGCCGTCAAAATATCGAAGAACTCCCGGCAATCTGGCAATGGTTGCGGGAGCAGGATATCGAGCCGCTTTTTGAAGTGCTTACTCCCCAGGCTAATGCCTCTGAAAACACCTGGCTTGGGGTTGAACCGGAAGAGCTCAGGAATCTCTTTACCAAATTGGCAGCTCTTGATCAGGAAAAATTCGGTCGCGATTGGGAGCCTCAGCCGCCGCTGGTGGGCAACCGATGTATGCGGCATCAGGTTTCCTGCTTGGTTACCTCGAACGGAGATGTTATGCCCTGTGTCGGGGTGACCATTTCCCTGGGAAATATTCGTAACAGATCGCTTGCCCATATTCTTCATAATAGCGAAGAAATACGAAATCTAAAAAATTATCGGGAGACCATAAAAGGGGCCTGCCGAACCTGCGAAAAGGCGGAAGAGTGCTACGGCTGCCGGGGCGCAGCCTATCAACTCACTGGGGACTATCTTGCCTCCGACCCAACCTGCTGGCGTAACGCCACATTGACAAAATGTTAA
- a CDS encoding phosphopantetheine-binding protein — protein sequence MSNDLNTTVIRVAEILINELKLEDVTPEAFDADLDLVDEVGIDSMDLATVALVLRDEYGIRIDEDDYPKLTTVRIIGQYIIDKLNSDE from the coding sequence ATGAGTAACGACCTTAACACAACTGTCATTCGGGTTGCTGAAATCCTCATTAACGAACTCAAGCTTGAGGACGTGACCCCGGAAGCCTTTGACGCTGATTTGGATTTGGTGGATGAGGTAGGAATTGATTCAATGGATCTGGCCACAGTCGCCTTGGTGCTTCGGGATGAATACGGGATTCGGATAGATGAAGATGATTATCCCAAGTTGACCACCGTGCGCATTATTGGCCAATACATCATTGATAAGCTGAACAGCGACGAATAG